TACCTCACTAAAAGACTGGTACAAGTCCTAACCCAACCCTGCTGAAGAAGCCAGTGTGAAGCTGAGCCGACAAAGGTCCCTGCCTTCAAATGGATCTCGTGGGGAAGGCAGCAGGAGAGCTGCACCCCATCACCGATTCTCCCTTACTCCCGATACCACCTGATGAGGGCCTGGTGAGGACCACCAGACTCACCTGTCTTCAGCTTTCAGATGGATGAAAGACAAAACTGGTTTTCACATAGACCCTGCCCCACCCACACCCTCCCACTACACATTACATATTGCCTGCTCCTTCCaaacccacctccctccctccattaatAATGCTATTCATCATCATGTCTCCTAGGGTACAAACTCACCCCTATTTACTATGGGGTACTGAACTTTCACAGATAAGGCAGTTCGTGTTTGAGAGTTATtccacagacagagagagagagagagaaaacaacaaaccagTGTCTCCAGCCTAACAAAGGGCACTGAAACGTAATGGCCGGTCTCCCTTTTGGACAACTCAGAGCACAGGAGGGAAAGTCAAGGAGGCACTCCTATGGTTTACAGTATTACTTCCCTCCTGCAACTCTCTTGCTTCCCCACTCTTGGGTGGGTGTCCATTCAATACAGTTCCCCATACAATGCAGACCTCGGACAACTAAAAAACGCCACCTTCCtttccagtctcctcctcctctgctgtgtCCTGGATGGAAACCCTTGGCCCCAGAAAGGTCCAGtgaggattttgtttttttgtttatttatttttgcctccCGGCCGAGTTGAACTCTAACAAGAGACTAGGCCCCTTACTTCCCCGTGATCTCTATTACATCGTCATCTTTGTCCTCGTCCTCGTTGGAGCTGCAGCCCACCTCAGAGACCTCGTGGGTGTCAAACGGAGGCACCTGGGACCGAAGGAGGCCCCCAGCTGGATATCCTGAATGAGGGGACATGAAGCCAGGATAGGCAGACGCCATGCTCCTGGGAAGGCTGCTGGGCAGGACTGGGGATGGAAAAGGAGCAAACATCCTGGGCTCAGGCAGGAGTGACTGCGTGAAGGGCAGCGAGTAGTTGGAGAGCATCCCCGTCATGGAGGGGTTTAACATGAAAGAGGGGACGCTGGCGGTGGCTGAGGTAGCAGCAGAGGAACTAGCAGTGCCGGCTGTCAGCAGAGGGTCAGTAGTCACAGGAAACACCAGGTGGGGGTCTGAGAGCAAGCTAGGCAGCTGGTAATAGGAGGAGCCTGTGCTCATGTACAAGGAGTTGCCTGCTTGGGGAGGAAATGGGTGGGCTAGGTTGTGGTTTAAGGGAACAGAGGGCATGGTGAACCCACCAGAGACAGTGTACCCACTTTCATATGGCTGGACTGCTGTGGGCAGTGGCCGCTTCTTCTGCTGTCGATGGGCCTGCTCCTCTGGGCCGGAAGGTGACGTAGACTTGCGCTTGTTGCCTCTTAAGTCCAGCACGGAGTGGTTGTCCACGTGGTGGCTGGTGGCCGGCAGGGCTGAAGAGGATGAGGGAGCTGTACCACGAGTCCCTGCTCGCTGCTGCTCAGTTCCACGAGCTGCTAATGGGGCCGTGTTGTCTTTCCGGGCCGGGTGTCCGGGTGCCGCGTTAGTGCTAGGGGAGTTGTGTCTGGACTCACGGGCGGCAGCCGCCTCTGCATACTGTTGCAGTTCACTGATGATTTCGGGGCTGTCAGGGGAGAGCGGCCGAGTGAGCTCCTCTGTGTTGGGAAGCTTGGGCGAGGAGGCATTATGTCGGCCGTTGCTTGTGGATTCCagagatggcccttgggatcctgTGAATGACAGAGGCACATCAGTAGATAAGGCCAGGGAAGTAACAAGAGGCAGAAGTAGGGTACTGGAAAAGATGGCCTGAGTCTGCCCTCTGCTTAAGATCAACCTGGGGAGATCTACTCTGCCCATCTTTTGCAGGAGTCTGAGAGGCATGAGAGGTACTTGAGAGACAGGCTTCTAGCATTGGCTCCAAGACTAGGCAGTAGTTTCCCCACGGCAATTTGCCAGGCCCCTTCTCATTTTTAGatatctgttttaaaaaatgcttgctttttaagatgtGATGTTTGACCTGCTAATTAGCAGCATTCTGCTATTTGAATGTCTAATGTCTGTATTTTGTTTTGGCTCttagtatttctttattttaggtgaagagctgtggctcagtagtagagcatctatTTTTCATCCAAAGGGTTCCACgttcaattcctggtgtctccaggtagggctgggagagaccctgtttgaaaccctggagagctgctgccagccagagtagggAATACTGACCTAGATAAACAAACtagggatagctcagctggtagagcataatcttagggttgtgggttcaagcctcacattgggcaaaagaccctgcattgcagcaggttagactagatgatcctagtgctccctttcagctctacaattctatgaattgtCTGActtagtttaaggcagcttcctaggctgACATTGTTTTCAGTGCCTGTAAGTTATTTCTGAGAGTTTGTTAAACCAAAAGAGAGGGTTATGAATAAATAGATTAAAACCCCCAAAGGATATCCTTAAAGAAAAGCTCAGTCAGACATCCTTGCCAGAATAAGCACCTTACCCGAGGCAACCATGCGATGATCATCACTGCCCTTTGGCTTGCCAGTGGTGCGAATAGCAAAGATTCGTCCATCGCTGGTCCGGATATATGTCCCTAAATGAGAGATGGGTGGAAGTTGTCAGAGGTAAGCCAGAAGAAAACTTATGACCAGCTGAATAGGGCGCCCTTCTGTTCAACATTACAGAAAATCACCTTCACTTTCTGCACTGCCTACACGTGCTAGACattgcaagtaaagttttgaaagGAAAGCTTTGCTCATCAACTTCCTACAAAGACACAGCATCAACACTCTCTTATTTCCTTGTTCAAATTCCAGGATAAAATTGTGACCCCCTGAGTGATATCACCATGTGTTAGACTAAACAGTCAATTATGAACAAAGGTCATGAGGAGCAAACTCTGTGTGTGCCTGACCCTGGTCAGTTTGAATGAGAGATAAGGGGTTTCTGAACTAGGGTTCAAAGGCATTTATTGCAGTAGTAGATTCCCTAACACCTCTGTAGGGACCTAGTTTGCCTTCTCTTCTTGCCTATCTATACAAAAACATAGCAGCCCCCTCACCAATCTCAAATCATAAAAGAAAAACTGAGAAATGGATACACATTTTATTTGCCCAGGAAAGGAAGGCTCTTTTTAATTTACCTTTAGTTCCACGGATAATGTGGATGCTCTCTCCAGCACTGATCCTTGCCTGCACGTCAGTGGAAGTGTTTGTACCCGGGATCACTATATCTGAAGTGGAGCAAACAGTACATATGTGACACATGATGTACATTTACAAAGGAAAATTCAGCCAGAAAATAAGTGAATAAATGTCTCCAAGCATCTGGCTCagtttttggactgcagctcccaataGCCCCAGCTCACACAGGGCCACCAGTTAAACAAAAGCTGAAATGCACTCCGTAAAATTTGGAAGcagtatttatttacttttcaaaATGAGTGCATGAGaaaaaacatttacttctggggaGGAATACTCATAACCCTATACctctggtcttcagctggtgggttgaGATCCACAAGCGAGTCACGCCGAGCAAGACTCGCCTAAGGGATATCGCAGCAGCGACATCgccatcattttctctctctttccagggattttgttttgtttttaagaggaaGGTGGAAAAGCACACAggcctctacagtggtacctcgggttacagacgcttcaggttacggacaCTGCTAAcccagtagtacctcaggttaataactttgcttcaggatgagaacagaaatcgcatggcggcagcgggaggccccattagctaaagtggtacctcaggttaagaacactttcaggttaagaacggacctccagaacgaattaagttcttaacccgaggtaccactgtagtaccttTAATGGCTGTGCAAAAGATGGAATTTTCAAAAGGCAAATATTTTCTCTCGCTTGCATGCCAAGCAGCATCTGCCAAAATTCCATCTCCTCTGCAGCTATTAAAGGTACACAAGCCCTGGTATCCCTAGGGCAAAAATCAGAGATGGACATGCAGGTAGAACTAATCAAAAGCAGGCATATTAAAAGGCGGGTTAAGAACAGCTGTCTTATAAAGTCAGTTTTAACATCAGAGGATCAGCCTCCAACACATTTCACTTTAACGACCCCCTTTTGCAGCAACTTCCATTTCCAATAAAGCTGGACGGCCCCTTCCATTATCCACCCAAAGCATCTGACCTGTTGTGGTGACAATCTTCTGTACGAGGACACCAGCTCGCTGCAGGTAATTGATGGGAAAGTTGATGCCAGGATTGGAAACTGATGCTGATCCCATACTGCCCAACGGCACATGGCGCGGCATCATAGGAATGGGGGTGGACTGAACGGGACGTACGCTTGCCACCGGCCTCTCTTCACCTTTGAGGCTTGgtcgcctgggggggggggggaggaaggaaggaatcagcACTTCACAGAAGCACAGAGCTTGAAGGGACTCAATAGCTTCTTACTACGACATGGGATCATCCACTCCATTGTCCAGCTAATGCCCTAACACCAGGAAAATGGCTACCCagatttttttggactacagttcccatcattcctaactgctggctatgctggctggagttgatgggagttggagttcattGTCATCTGAGgatcaaagtccccccccccaaaaaaaatcaatatgtGACACCATCATCATTTTAATAATCCACATGCAGAGAAAAAGGGCCTGCAGAGGAAATAATTCCAGATTATGGAGTTACATGAGTATTTATGACATAGGCTGAGTCCCCAACCACATATTAAATCCCACAATTTCTGGGGGTGCTCCATAAGCAGTTTTGGTATTTGACTTGTTGCAAGAAATGCAACGAGAAATCAGTATCAAGGTATCCCGAAAATCTCAGGGGGAAAGTGTGCCTTATTGCTCAGTCTATATGATGTGTGTATGTAGCCATCTGTACTTTGAATACTGCCTGCCCCTGCGGTTTAATCTGATTTCCCCCAGTCATCTCCAATTGTTCACAGCTACCGGGAACTTCTTTGTCCCATGTTCTAAGAGCCAGAAAGAAGCAGGGGCTGGGGCAGATCAGAACTTGCCATTCGCCTTGAACGTGACATGCAGAAAGGAAAGGGTTTACCCACCAGTTCCTCTGACTGAAGGCAGGTATGTTTGTCAGGCTCTGGTCAGTGGCTGGGTAATACTGAGCGTAGGATGGACGGGTGTATGGGACGGATGCACGTTTCTCTTCCTCGTAGCTCTTCTTGGCTGCTTTCTTCTCTGCCTTGGTGAGCTTGTGTTCTTTACGGTCAATCAGCAGCGACTCATGCTCAAAAGGCTCCTGTGGTAACAACAACGGGAAGTAGCAttttaagaactttttttttttaccaaaaagtACCACAAAAACACAAGGTGAAAGAATGGCAGCAACCTACCCTTCTGTTATAGGATACCAGTAACCTATccaaaaggtaaaagtaaaggacccctgacatttaagtccagtcgcagacgactctggggttgcagcgctcatctcgctttacaggccgagggagccaacgtttgtccgcagacagcttccgggtcatgtggccagcatgactaagccgcttctggcgaaaccagagcagtgcatggaaacaccgttgaccttcccgccacagcggtacctatttatctacagtggtacctcgacttacgaagtacttgaCTTCCGTATTTTTTGAGTTACGAGCGGCAAAAACAGCCATGCGCTTACTTTTTTTCAACCTCCAAGGGGAAATCGCGGCGcttttagatgtggtttcctcgacttacaaagttttaGATGGGGTTTACTCCACTTGCGAATGTTTCCCGGTTTACTCAACTTGCGAATGTTTCCgttactgggttttgtttttaaaggggaagCCGCTTTTTCAACTTCCGAAATTTTTGACCTATGAAGGCACCTTCAGAACGGATtatcttcgtaagttgaggtaccactttttgacgtgctttcgaactgctaggtgggcaggagctgggaccaagcaatgggagctcaccctgttgcagggattcaaactgccgaccttctgattggcaagcccaaggctcagtggtttagaccacagcatcacccacgtCTCTTTCGTAACCTATCCATCTTCATATGAAAAAACTGGGAGCCAATAGGCTTTATTTAATATAAGTGGTATTTTACCCTCCCTGCAAAGGCTAGGAGCATTTGGTTGGGTCCTGGAAAGACTGCAactgctttgctcttcctctgGTTATTCTTATTCTGCTGCTGCCCTAtgtggtttggcttagcacaTCATCCAAACCCAGGCTTGGTGTTTTGCTCTCTCCAGATGAATTATGAGCTGTAACACCACAGGAGAAGTATGTTATGAGCATGTGATGCTAGCCTAGCAACTAAAATCATGTACCAGTACTTcaaattacagtagtacctctggttacgtaaccctctggttacataaacttCAGGATGCAAAAGCGGCAAGCCCGGAAGTATTTGACCGGGTTTGgctgcgcgcgcatgcgcagaagcggtcctcaggttgtggaaacctcaggatccgaccggacctctggaacggatcccatctgcaaccagaggtaccactgtatagtaaaatTAAGGCTTGGGGCAGCTCGTTTCCTCAGAGTGTGTAATATCTATTGCATTATTGTGAAATGCAGCCTCTGATTGTCAAGTGCTGGTGATTTAAAAGGACCAAGTTCTTGTTATGGCAAGGAGAAAGAGGTTCACGTTATCTGCAGAAAACACAGGAAATGCCTGTTTGCCTGGAGAGAGCTAAACCTCAAGGCCAAGTTCAGATTACACACTAAGCCAACCCATGACTTATATCAGCAcaacacagcagcaaaatgaccaGGAAGGAGCAAAACAGCTACTATCTCCTCTCCAGGAACCTGCAATTGGATTTATTTGCGCTATGctatagtttggcttagtgttacatgtaaACAAGATTGCGTCAACAGCAGGCTTTCTCGAGATGAGAACCATGTAGCTTTGACGCCTTGAAGTTATTGACAAGCAGATGGGTCAGGGTTGCAAAATAAAGATTAGGGAAATGGTggattccccccttccctcctaaCCTTGGTGATGAGGTGAGGGTACTTGAGACAGGCCAGCTGTAAGACAGATTCCATGATCTTGTTTGGGCTGAATGAACGCTGGACAGCTTCGGGTTCCTCTTCCACAAAGTGTAGCAAGTTCTCCACCTCTCTCCGGGTAAAGTTCAACACCGGATTCAAGTCATCCACAACACGATCTAAATAAAACATGCATAGATCCAACATGAGGAGGAACTGCTGCTCTTGTTGGCATTTGGACCTCCAGGAACATTCCTTGAGTGGTGACATACGTAAGGGCAGGCACTTGCAAACACCAGAAgaaagcagaaaaacagaaaacaaccgGGAACCCATTTCAGACAGGGGTGATCTGGTGGAGACATGTGAAGATTTGACCCACCTGACATCCCTTGTTTGGAGATCTGGCGGTCATAAATTTTCTTCTCCAGGGTGAAATCGGAAACTAATCGATAGATGTGGCAAGGCTTCTTCTGCCCATAACGATACACCCGACATACTGCCTGGGCATCATGGCATGGATTCCAGGAGGCATCAAATACTATCACCCTGTTTGCACCGATCAGATTCACACCCAAACATCCAGcactaaaaatatataaaatatttattcatttgtcgCCTTTTTTATATCCTGCATTTCAGGATgcaaatctttcttcttctttttgaaaataatagaattatttgattttacaagtgtggagttataacaataccaaataaatATCAACACTGAGAGATTTCTCTAACTCTCTAGACTTCCCTCGATCCCCTCCTTGGGtcttattgtcaacattttcaactgcatattatttcataaccCATATTTTAAAtctgtccatattgtccatagtacttgtctacattacaagtgttattaaaaccctgctaatgttttcatgtgcttacagtggtctcctaaataaattatattttcccCCCTATTCAGGATGCAAATCTTTCTAATGCAGCTTACAAGTTACAATGATGCAAAAATCATTAATAAATATCCTGACCAAACTATCAAAACGTAAGTCATCTAGGATGCTCCCCGCAGAGCTGCTGGTGGTAAATGTCCCCTTGCAGAGAAggaggtaacacacacacacacacacacacacacacacacgttctatTGTGCCTGGGAATCATATCTTGTGTGGGGACTGTTGCTTTTGCTCAAAACCTGGTGTAAAATTTTAATCAGAAGTTAGCAATAACTTCTGAAGATAACTATGGAATGATTAGTGCAGACCTCCAAGGTTTCTAAAAGGTCTTAAGGCCATCCTTTCAACTGGATCAAATGCCAAGGATTCTTGGTGACAAATACCTCATTAGACACCGCAGTCAATCGCATGCCCTACTCCACCCCAATTTGCTATTTGTATCAGGTGGACAACTTACCGTGTGGAAAGAAGGAAGAGTGAAACCGAAATGTTGCTGGGGTCATTGAACTGGTTAATCAGCCGCTCCCTCTCGGAGGCTGAAGTACTACCATCCAGACCTACCCAGtggaaaatgcatacaaaatggttttttttaaaaaaaatcccacaacattcataaaaataaaacaattattggCAATTGTAATGTTTTGCTTGTTTGCTAATATCCATGTGACATTGACATAGGAGTGGGGGGGAAATACTCAAGTATCAAAATACAACTACTTCTATCCAAAACCAAACAAATGCCTGAAAGCAATTCGTCTGAAAATGAAGGTAGAACCATGCACATCTCCATGGGAAGCAACCAAAAAGGTTGCAGATAAACTAGATAAAATGGATACATTTTCAGGAAGATCAGCCCAGCTGCAAACAATTAGTACTCCAGATGATGGAAGGACATGCTGTACTTACGATAATAATTCACATTTCGGACCCAATTATGGATTCCTTGTGATTCCAAGCCTGGAATAGAAGGCACTGGTCTCTTTGCCAAGAAATCCTCAATGACAGACAACGTGGAAAGGCTTTGGCTGCAAGAGACAAAGAACTCTACTCAGAAGGATAaatgaaagattttttaaaaaatccacagtataatttgaaaagaaaaaaggagatccTATTTACAAGTGCAAAAGCCAGTCTGCACCCTGGCAGCTTATAATAAACAATGTTCTGTTTCACATAATTTAACACACTTCTCATCTGCAACACATGCATGAGGCACAGGCAGGAATCCAAggctctttatttttaaaatatatttgaaagaatGATGAAAATAGAAAATATTATGCTATCAATTGAGGACAGAACAGACAATGGGTGGATTCAGACTTTCAGCACGATCCTAAcaaagtctactcagaagtaagttctgctgAATACTGCAGGGACTTATTCCAAGGGCaggtggggttaggactgcagccatagTTGGCTAACAAGTTCAAGGGAGTCATCTCTAGGAATAACTGAGCCTGGACCCAACCCAGTGGATCTGCCAAATCAAAAAGCAGATTTACATTCAATACTTCTCTCTTTGGtcaaaagcagctcacaataaaaTCAGTATTAAAATTATCCTGCAGAACAACCAAAACATATTTGAATCTAAATCTTAATACCCGAAATCTAACAAGCTGGTTGAACTTACAGAAGAGAAGCTTAATCATTTTATGAAAAACATAAAAGAGTAGGAATCCCTGGATAAAGAATGGGAAGGATGGGATGCCACAACCGAGAAGACCCATTATACTTCAGACATCAAGAGCTTTTGCAACAGGGCCTCCTCAGAACACTGGGAGGAATATATGAGAATGGTGTTTCTAACAAATAACTAGGCATAGATGATTTAAGGATGTAAATGTTAACATCAGCACATTGAATTAGGCCTCAAAACCAAGTGACAACCAGATAGCTCTTTAAAGGACAGTAGTAATGTGGTCACTTTCCTAGGCCCCGGAATGGCCAGGGCGCTGTAATTTCCAAGCATTCTTCACTGGCAGCCATGAAATTGTGAAGAAAACATACACAGAGAGATAATTGTCTTCTGCAGCGGACTTTGTTGCCCAGGATTACTGAGAAACCTGCTTTAaggtctggttttgttttttttataaacagCTGGATTGGAGTCAATTGTATTTAGTCACATTTAGCAAGACTCTACAGCAGGAACAAGATCCAAAGTAATGTAATGGCCCCGTACCTGAAGACTAATAATTTGTCTCCAAGTTTCACACTCTCGTCCACAAGATGAAACAGCAACACCATCTTAGGCGAATTTTGCAAAACTCCTGTCTGGTAATCACAAAGGATGTCTTTCGCCTGTGGGTAAAACGGGAACATTCAGTACCATCATGAACAGAGTTTGCTGCTGTATCCCAGTTCACCAATCCACTACTTAATACTCCCTAACTTCCTAAACGTGATCAGAAACCAAGGCAATGGGCGTAAATGACATGTGAAAAACACACTTTCTATTCAGAAACAAATCTTTCACACAACATTATGTCACAAGTCATTCAAAAAGAggcaaaacataataataattgatCCCTGGACAGATAATTTAATATCCACCCTGTCTTTCATACCTGGGGATTATTAGCATGAGATACCTCAACTAAAGTGGCGACTCACAGCAGTATACTGTTATGTATTATTTCAGATCCAAGTACATATTGAATTGGACTGAGCAATTTGAGAAGCAGCACATTGGCTAATTATTCCAGGAAATATGGGCAAAATTACCAGATTCAAACAGTGCGCAGTAAAAGAGCCTGTTCCAACCTAAGAATCTTTCTTTAGGCTTGaggaaaagggaggaaggaaTCAATCACATTGGAAGTTTTGATGCTAGTACTCACCCACTCATACGTTACAACCTGATTGGCTCTTTCCTGAAAGGGATTGAAGCCAATGCCCTGAATGTATTTGCTGTTGGTCGCTTCCCCAATTGGTGATGCCAAAGCATTGTTCTCTGTTTTGACTTTCATTCCCTGTGACTGGCAGCGTGAATTGGTACTGGCCGTGCCGAGGTCATCCACATCCAGGTCCTGCTCATTAGCCAAATTCTCTTTCTGTAATGCTTCATATAGCACATCAGGGTGATTCCAGATCTGAAAGGAGATGGCAGGTTACTCTGCAACCATTTAGTCTAAAATACTTCAGAAATTCCATTTATTAATGTCTaggtagttttttatttcctgggACTTGTggctattttatttatctttagcCATTTGTTGCTCTACTACTCAAGGGGCTGAGAATGGGAAACAGCAACTCCACGAAAAGCCCATGCCACCAAAGGGATTGCAGCCTGgaatcttctgcttgcaaagcaagaTGCTTGACCACTGAGCCTCTCAAAAGGAAGTGTGTCCAACATCTTCTCATGCTACTAATTAGTCTGTGGTCAGACAAAGAACTGTAATCAAGATACTCCAAGCCAAACCACCGTAACACAAAtctttctggttacaggtaggtagccgtgttggtctggatcgaagtaaaataaaaaaaattccttcagtagcaccttaaagaccaactaagtttttattttggtatgagctttcgtgtgcatgcacacttcttcagatacagtgaaatggaagttccatttcactgtatctgaagaagtgtgcatgcacacgaaagctcataccaaaataaaaacttagttggtctttaaggtgctactgaaggaattttttttattttacaaatcttTCTCACTCAGGAAATATTCCGTACTTCCCAGTAGGAGCTTGGTCTCAAAAGATGACAACTGTGCTATTCAGTATCACCACAATGCTATAGAACGTCGATACATTCGTatggaattcctcccctttccaTGGACCCCACACAAAACATCAGTCTCTTTCCTGTTTAGACATACCTTGCAACAGACACAGAAAGCCTTGAGTGGattcagtcccagccagccacTGTTGCCTGCATCACGAAACCGGTTCATGAACTCAGTGTAAAGAGCCCGCTGGATCTTTGACAAACGCACTAAGATGACATGCTCTTCCTTGTAGGGAAGCTGAACTTTCAAGACATTGTGCCCTCGCCTACAAAATCAGTCAAAAAGAAGAAGGTCAGGAGAGGGAGTGCTCAGTCTGCAGTCTCTGCAGTGGACTTAAGGACAAAATGTAACTTCCCTGCTGTACTACTGAGGAGGGAAAGCACAGATCACCTAACTTTATGTGTGATTTATTAATGATAATGACAAGATCTCAAGCATGAGAAACACTTGTaatttctaggggggggggggttcccatgtTAAGTCTCTACTTGCCACAATGCTGTACCTCCACTGCTGGGAgataatatgcctctgaataccagttgctgggaatcacaagtggagaaagccctgttgcgctcaggttctgctccctggtttcccacaggcatctggttggccactgtgagcaaaggatgctggactagatgggccactggcctgatccagcagggcctttCTTAGGTTATTTAGAGTCCTGTGGCATCACAAAGACTTCAAAATTCATCATGATAGAAGCTGGGGGTTGCTAGCCTAGGCACTGTACCtgcccccatccccccaaaaagcttcttTGTGGCCCTAAGTGCCCTCCCAAATTTGTcattttaagaaaatgttttcattagctttttaaaaaatattgcctgTTCCTGTGTATTTCTTACTGCGATGTCATGATGCCAGAAGTCCCctccacttttttaaaagtaataattactttaaaatgtgtttaaactattactatactatactatactatactatactatactatactatactatactatactataattATGATTGCTCCCATAGGTCCCGTGCTGTGATGTACTGCTGCCAAATAATTTGTGTCCCTTCAAGCTCCCGCCAcaatttctaattttaaaaaattgctgtacATTccagcccaggggtcggcaacgtgcAGCCCATGGACTGGATGCAGCCCATGAATATCGTTTTATCGCCCCACAAGCCACCTgcaaactgagccacccgcttggcaagtcccacatgcactgcgctaaaccagcgcggtgcggggactcaccgagtggcACCGGAAATGGCATCAGTGCATGCGCAGAtaccag
Above is a window of Zootoca vivipara chromosome 2, rZooViv1.1, whole genome shotgun sequence DNA encoding:
- the RAD54L2 gene encoding helicase ARIP4 isoform X2 is translated as MLLLDESQHFPDQSHEAVFGSDLVQHGEDGEWQRSTSTTSSQSEQAEKLLQNQHKSLASEDTKKKRAQKPSHMRRNIRKLLREDQLEAVTKAAQQEELERRKRLEQQRKEYQASIPTVPLEFLPEEIALRTAEVAQLSPQVLSEDVICLDSTSSGSEDDSKGRLHSIKDEVIELSSGEDESLQIVDSSDSGNEGDEDATEESSGAHVNDALNQLDASGQVIVNINHPPNEEDIYLAPQLARAVKPHQIGGIRFLYDNLVESLERFKTSSGFGCILAHSMGLGKTLQVISFLDVLFRHIEAKTVLAIVPVNTLQNWLAEFNMWLPAPEALPADCDPKEIQPRTFKVHILNDEHKTTAARAKVVTDWVTDGGVLLMGYEMYRLLSLKKSFATGRKKKSKKQTGPVIIDLDEEDRQQELLKGIEKALSRPGPDVVICDEGHRIKNCHASTSQALKSIRSRRRVVLTGYPLQNNLIEYWCMVDFVRPDFLGTRQEFSNMFERPILNGQCIDSTPQDVRLMRYRSHVLHSLLEGFVQRRGHNVLKVQLPYKEEHVILVRLSKIQRALYTEFMNRFRDAGNSGWLGLNPLKAFCVCCKIWNHPDVLYEALQKENLANEQDLDVDDLGTASTNSRCQSQGMKVKTENNALASPIGEATNSKYIQGIGFNPFQERANQVVTYEWAKDILCDYQTGVLQNSPKMVLLFHLVDESVKLGDKLLVFSQSLSTLSVIEDFLAKRPVPSIPGLESQGIHNWVRNVNYYRLDGSTSASERERLINQFNDPSNISVSLFLLSTRAGCLGVNLIGANRVIVFDASWNPCHDAQAVCRVYRYGQKKPCHIYRLVSDFTLEKKIYDRQISKQGMSDRVVDDLNPVLNFTRREVENLLHFVEEEPEAVQRSFSPNKIMESVLQLACLKYPHLITKEPFEHESLLIDRKEHKLTKAEKKAAKKSYEEEKRASVPYTRPSYAQYYPATDQSLTNIPAFSQRNWRPSLKGEERPVASVRPVQSTPIPMMPRHVPLGSMGSASVSNPGINFPINYLQRAGVLVQKIVTTTDIVIPGTNTSTDVQARISAGESIHIIRGTKGTYIRTSDGRIFAIRTTGKPKGSDDHRMVASGSQGPSLESTSNGRHNASSPKLPNTEELTRPLSPDSPEIISELQQYAEAAAARESRHNSPSTNAAPGHPARKDNTAPLAARGTEQQRAGTRGTAPSSSSALPATSHHVDNHSVLDLRGNKRKSTSPSGPEEQAHRQQKKRPLPTAVQPYESGYTVSGGFTMPSVPLNHNLAHPFPPQAGNSLYMSTGSSYYQLPSLLSDPHLVFPVTTDPLLTAGTASSSAATSATASVPSFMLNPSMTGMLSNYSLPFTQSLLPEPRMFAPFPSPVLPSSLPRSMASAYPGFMSPHSGYPAGGLLRSQVPPFDTHEVSEVGCSSNEDEDKDDDVIEITGK